In a genomic window of Drosophila takahashii strain IR98-3 E-12201 chromosome 3L, DtakHiC1v2, whole genome shotgun sequence:
- the LOC108066045 gene encoding fibrinogen C domain-containing protein 1 isoform X2, with protein sequence MMRPQLVAMAFVMVLAAVCDFGTGSLVEVPGVTQAPPPPPRNPNLRNNQTRSRMPNNFRSYTIPTSPPKCDYREMMTNLHDRVGILVTLDEDQRHRLEIIDKKLDELVDSSSARMESMKAQQLDFKQRLDSFEHIQRLSRNTLDELKDLSRTPRAVQDPESEPTRASNESYLSVSDRLDALATLLTSTALQVRSTQIEVNSLSKVIKRQNRLIQGKLGHKSPGAPPSIFYGPAGMDGPPNSQDLPNSCKYHFLSSQGILKLQLTPESESFYVTCDDDWTVILSRSSDDVNFERGWLDYRDGFGNLAGNFFIGLNKLHALTASALHELRIVMEDFSGNVAYAGYSVFAIGSEREIYPLSVLGKFQEDLTPSAGDSLSYHAGAKFSTLDQDNDNCLDCNCAAKHKGAGWFNNCATSNLFGHYIARNQGQALETGMWWDTFAGQNSLKSVRWMIRPVPDFLDDNRR encoded by the exons ATGATGAGGCCCCAATTAGTGGCGATGGCCTTTGTCATGGTGCTGGCTGCGGTCTGCGATTTTGGCACTGGTTCTCTGGTGGAAGTTCCCGGCGTAACACAGGCACCACCGCCCCCACCTCGTAACCCCAACCTCCGAAACAACCAAACACGGTCGCGCATGCCCAACAACTTCCGA AGCTACACGATCCCTACGAGTCCTCCCAAGTGCGACTACAGGGAAATGATGACCAATCTGCACGATCGCGTTGGCATCTTGGTGACCTTGGACGAGGACCAGCGCCATCGCCTGGAAATCATCGATAAGAA ATTGGATGAGCTGGTGGACAGCAGTTCAGCGCGAATGGAATCTATGAAGGCCCAGCAACTGGACTTTAAACAGCGATTGGACAGCTTCGAACATATCCAGCGGCTTTCGAGAAACACTTTGGATGAGCTTAAAG ACTTATCACGGACTCCTCGTGCCGTTCAGGATCCTGAATCGGAACCGACTCGTGCATCTAATGAATCCTATTTAAGTGTTTCGGATCGACTGGATGCCTTGGCCACTCTTTTGACCTCCACTGCCCTTCAGGTCAGATCCACGCAGATTGAAGTTAACAGTCTTTCAAAGGTTATTAA GCGCCAAAACCGTTTGATCCAAGGAAAACTGGGACACAAATCACCTGGAGCTCCGCCGTCGATCTTCTACGGACCGGCTGGAATGGATGGCCCTCCGAACAGCCAGGATTTGCCCAACAGCTGCAAGTATCACTTCCTGTCCAGCCAGGGAATCCTTAAGCTCCAGCTCACCCCCGAATCGGAGTCCTTCTATGTGACCTGCGATGACGATTGGACGGTTATCCTGAGCCGCAGTTCCGATGATGTGAACTTCGAACGCGGCTGGCTGGATTATCGCGATGGCTTTGGCAACCTGGCCGGGAATTTCTTCATTGGCCTCAACAAACTGCATGCCCTGACTGCATCTGCTTTACATGAACTGCGCATTGTGATGGAGGACTTTTCGGgcaacgtggcgtatgcggGATATTCGGTCTTTGCCATTGGCAGCGAAAGGGAGATCTATCCTCTGAGTGTTTTGGGCAAATTCCAAGAGGACTTGACCCCTTCGGCGGGGGATTCGCTATCCTATCATGCGGGGGCCAAGTTCAGCACTCTGGATCAGGATAATGATAATTGCCTCGATTGCAACTGCGCGGCGAAACACAAGGGAGCCGGTTGGTTTAACAACTGCGCTACAAGCAATCTTTTCGGTCATTATATCGCAAGGAACCAGGGACAAGCTCTGGAAACTGGAATGTGGTGGGATACCTTCGCCGGACAGAACTCCCTGAAAAGCGTCCGCTGGATGATTCGACCCGTTCCCGACTTCCTAGATGACAACAGGCGTTAG
- the LOC108066047 gene encoding lipase member H-A, whose translation MAKSSFCLVPIICQFLGLQAALLDSLLNQSNIYYLKASADVPLENVDSLVSVESVKLIVHGYLGSRTHGSIMPLRNAYTAQGYENVLVADWGPVANLDYPTSRLAVKKVARILAKLLEDFLQKHGISLEGVHVIGHSLGAHIAGRIGRYFNGTLGRVTGLDPALPLFSSRSEDSLHSNAAQFVDVIHTDYPLFGDIRPRGTVDFYPNFGLAPQPGCENVDVVAASKLLHEAYSCSHNRAVMFYAESIGMPKNFPAISCSLKAIKSRHVEDCQAENSQANNTEIFMGEHVDRSATLYYYLATNGAPPYGQGRNSRFAFLQ comes from the exons ATGGCCAAGAGCAGCTTCTGTCTGGTGCCTATCATCTGCCAGTTTCTTGGATTACAAGCCGCTCTGCTGGACTCTTTGCTGAATCAGAGCAATATTTACTATCTGAAAGCTTCGGCGGATGTTCCTTTGGAAAATGTGGATTCTTTGGTCTCAGTGGAGTCTGTAAAGTTAATTGTGCATGGATATCTGGGATCCCGCACCCATGGGTCTATTATGCCTCTGAGAAATG CTTACACTGCCCAAGGATATGAGAATGTCCTGGTAGCAGACTGGGGACCAGTAGCCAATTTGGATTATCCAACCTCTCGTTTGGCGGTGAAGAAAGTGGCTCGCATTCTGGCTAAATTACTGGAGGACTTTCTCCAGAAACATGGCATATCCTTGGAAGGAGTTCACGTCATCGGTCACAGTTTGGGAGCTCATATCGCAGGACGAATTGGTCGGTACTTTAATGGAACTTTGGGCAGAGTCACGGGATTGGATCCTGCTCTTCCCCTTTTCTCAAGTAGATCGGAAGACAGTTTGCACTCGAATGCCGCTCAATTTGTGGACGTAATTCACACGGATTACCCTTTGTTTGGGGATATTAGACCTCGAGGAACTGTGGATTTTTATCCGAATTTTGGACTGGCTCCGCAACCAGGATGCGAAAATGTGGACGTTGTTGCCGCCAGTAAGCTACTTCATGAGGCTT ATAGTTGCAGTCACAACAGAGCCGTTATGTTTTATGCAGAGTCCATAGGAATGCCCAAGAATTTTCCAGCCATTTCCTGCAGTTTAAAGGCCATTAAAAGTCGACATGTTGAGGACTGTCAAGCAGAAAATTCTCAAGCCAATAACACAGAAATTTTTATGGGCGAGCATGTTGATCGCAG cgcCACCCTGTATTATTATTTGGCAACTAATGGAGCGCCACCCTACGGCCAGGGCAGGAACTCACGGTTTGCTTTTTTGCAATAG
- the LOC108066034 gene encoding uncharacterized protein, with translation MGPNSRRCLILLFIAVSFLACNLVDSYIKQKEPILTLYRHEIQEIQDDLVHLADSCTIEKLMVDDSQEYLRISCHVDDLPEGYVRRLKPVDYGRSFFLNQRIPKPLKRQWNFRVPTDAVNGLSLLT, from the exons ATGGGTCCAAATTCACGGCGCTGTCTTATATTGCTCTTCATTGCGGTATCTTTCTTGGCTTGCAACCTGGTCGATAGTTATATAAAGCAAAAGGAGC CCATTCTTACATTATACCGCCATGAAATCCAGGAGATTCAAGACGATTTGGTTCATCTGGCAGATAGT tgcACCATAGAGAAACTGATGGTGGACGACTCACAGGAGTATCTGCGGATCAGTTGCCATGTGGATGATCTGCCGGAGGGCTACGTTAGAAGGTTAAAACCCGTCGATTATGGAAGGAGTTTTTTCCTCAATCAACGCATTCCGAAACCCTTGAAGCGCCAGTGGAATTTCCGAGTGCCCACAGATGCCGTGAATGGACTAAGTCTGCTGACTTGA
- the LOC108066045 gene encoding fibrinogen C domain-containing protein 1 isoform X1, whose translation MMRPQLVAMAFVMVLAAVCDFGTGSLVEVPGVTQAPPPPPRNPNLRNNQTRSRMPNNFRSYTIPTSPPKCDYREMMTNLHDRVGILVTLDEDQRHRLEIIDKKLDELVDSSSARMESMKAQQLDFKQRLDSFEHIQRLSRNTLDELKGETDLVFGSRHIRELKHKLNNRKKMKDLSRTPRAVQDPESEPTRASNESYLSVSDRLDALATLLTSTALQVRSTQIEVNSLSKVIKRQNRLIQGKLGHKSPGAPPSIFYGPAGMDGPPNSQDLPNSCKYHFLSSQGILKLQLTPESESFYVTCDDDWTVILSRSSDDVNFERGWLDYRDGFGNLAGNFFIGLNKLHALTASALHELRIVMEDFSGNVAYAGYSVFAIGSEREIYPLSVLGKFQEDLTPSAGDSLSYHAGAKFSTLDQDNDNCLDCNCAAKHKGAGWFNNCATSNLFGHYIARNQGQALETGMWWDTFAGQNSLKSVRWMIRPVPDFLDDNRR comes from the exons ATGATGAGGCCCCAATTAGTGGCGATGGCCTTTGTCATGGTGCTGGCTGCGGTCTGCGATTTTGGCACTGGTTCTCTGGTGGAAGTTCCCGGCGTAACACAGGCACCACCGCCCCCACCTCGTAACCCCAACCTCCGAAACAACCAAACACGGTCGCGCATGCCCAACAACTTCCGA AGCTACACGATCCCTACGAGTCCTCCCAAGTGCGACTACAGGGAAATGATGACCAATCTGCACGATCGCGTTGGCATCTTGGTGACCTTGGACGAGGACCAGCGCCATCGCCTGGAAATCATCGATAAGAA ATTGGATGAGCTGGTGGACAGCAGTTCAGCGCGAATGGAATCTATGAAGGCCCAGCAACTGGACTTTAAACAGCGATTGGACAGCTTCGAACATATCCAGCGGCTTTCGAGAAACACTTTGGATGAGCTTAAAGGTGAAACCGACTTAGTTTTCGGTTCACGTCATATTAGGGAGCTAAAACACAAGCTAAACAATCGCAAGAAGATGAAGG ACTTATCACGGACTCCTCGTGCCGTTCAGGATCCTGAATCGGAACCGACTCGTGCATCTAATGAATCCTATTTAAGTGTTTCGGATCGACTGGATGCCTTGGCCACTCTTTTGACCTCCACTGCCCTTCAGGTCAGATCCACGCAGATTGAAGTTAACAGTCTTTCAAAGGTTATTAA GCGCCAAAACCGTTTGATCCAAGGAAAACTGGGACACAAATCACCTGGAGCTCCGCCGTCGATCTTCTACGGACCGGCTGGAATGGATGGCCCTCCGAACAGCCAGGATTTGCCCAACAGCTGCAAGTATCACTTCCTGTCCAGCCAGGGAATCCTTAAGCTCCAGCTCACCCCCGAATCGGAGTCCTTCTATGTGACCTGCGATGACGATTGGACGGTTATCCTGAGCCGCAGTTCCGATGATGTGAACTTCGAACGCGGCTGGCTGGATTATCGCGATGGCTTTGGCAACCTGGCCGGGAATTTCTTCATTGGCCTCAACAAACTGCATGCCCTGACTGCATCTGCTTTACATGAACTGCGCATTGTGATGGAGGACTTTTCGGgcaacgtggcgtatgcggGATATTCGGTCTTTGCCATTGGCAGCGAAAGGGAGATCTATCCTCTGAGTGTTTTGGGCAAATTCCAAGAGGACTTGACCCCTTCGGCGGGGGATTCGCTATCCTATCATGCGGGGGCCAAGTTCAGCACTCTGGATCAGGATAATGATAATTGCCTCGATTGCAACTGCGCGGCGAAACACAAGGGAGCCGGTTGGTTTAACAACTGCGCTACAAGCAATCTTTTCGGTCATTATATCGCAAGGAACCAGGGACAAGCTCTGGAAACTGGAATGTGGTGGGATACCTTCGCCGGACAGAACTCCCTGAAAAGCGTCCGCTGGATGATTCGACCCGTTCCCGACTTCCTAGATGACAACAGGCGTTAG